One genomic region from Candidatus Xiphinematobacter sp. encodes:
- the purH gene encoding bifunctional phosphoribosylaminoimidazolecarboxamide formyltransferase/IMP cyclohydrolase, translating into MKVSRALISVFDKTGLVPFASRLNELGVEILATSGTARTLQVEGIPVIAIAEFTGFPEILGGRVRTLHPKVHAGLLYLREKEQHVKEVLTYGIQPIDLVIVNLYPFVETASRGGTLEEVLDQIDIGGPSIIRSAAKNHSHVTVVTDPADYVNVLEELGRNAGETTHKLRERLAVKAFATTSSYDESITKYLSREQAVSDRLVLDLPLARCLDYGENPHQNARLYGSFFDYVSQLHGRELSYNNILDISSSVALISEFTEPTVAILKHTNPCGVGSDPSLKRAWMKACSTDRPASFGGVVVVNRPITLTLAQAISEIFVEIIVATGFETGAFSFLKKRKNLHLMRILQWPSVEALEARSVLGSILIQEADSPNTGGLEYKVVSSRPPSPKEIEAMSFGWKVVKHVKSNAVVYSTEDCTLGIGAGQMSRIDAARIAAWKAREAGLSLRGSAACSDAFFPFADGLIAAAEAGATTVIQPGGAMRDREIIKAANARGMAMVFTGIRHFRH; encoded by the coding sequence ATGAAGGTTTCTCGTGCCCTCATTTCCGTTTTTGACAAAACTGGTCTGGTCCCTTTCGCTTCTAGATTGAATGAGCTAGGCGTTGAAATACTCGCCACTAGTGGTACTGCTAGGACACTGCAAGTTGAAGGGATCCCCGTAATAGCAATTGCCGAATTCACTGGGTTTCCGGAAATTCTTGGAGGAAGGGTAAGAACCCTACATCCGAAGGTACACGCTGGGCTACTTTATTTGCGAGAGAAGGAGCAACATGTAAAAGAAGTGCTGACCTATGGAATTCAGCCGATAGATCTTGTAATCGTAAACCTTTACCCATTTGTAGAAACGGCTTCCCGAGGGGGAACCCTTGAAGAGGTTCTAGATCAAATCGACATTGGTGGTCCTTCAATAATCCGCAGCGCTGCTAAGAACCATAGCCATGTAACCGTGGTCACAGATCCGGCGGACTACGTGAATGTGTTGGAGGAGCTTGGGAGGAATGCAGGGGAAACAACACACAAGCTGCGCGAGAGGCTTGCTGTCAAGGCCTTTGCCACCACATCCTCCTACGATGAGAGCATTACTAAATATCTTAGCCGAGAGCAAGCGGTTAGCGACAGGCTCGTGTTGGATCTGCCTCTCGCCCGTTGCCTTGATTACGGAGAAAATCCCCACCAGAATGCGAGACTCTATGGGTCGTTTTTCGACTATGTTAGTCAACTTCATGGTAGAGAACTCTCCTACAATAACATCCTGGACATTAGCAGCTCGGTGGCACTGATCTCAGAGTTTACTGAACCAACTGTAGCCATTCTAAAGCACACAAATCCCTGCGGAGTAGGCTCCGATCCCAGCCTTAAAAGGGCTTGGATGAAGGCCTGTTCCACGGATCGGCCAGCGTCCTTCGGTGGAGTTGTCGTCGTAAACCGTCCGATTACCCTCACGTTAGCGCAGGCTATTTCAGAAATCTTTGTCGAGATTATTGTTGCTACGGGCTTTGAAACGGGGGCCTTTTCTTTTCTAAAAAAGAGAAAAAACCTCCACCTTATGCGGATACTTCAGTGGCCTTCCGTGGAGGCACTGGAAGCCCGTTCTGTACTGGGGAGTATACTTATTCAGGAAGCGGATTCGCCAAACACAGGTGGATTGGAATATAAGGTAGTTTCCTCTCGTCCTCCTAGCCCGAAGGAAATAGAAGCTATGTCATTTGGATGGAAAGTCGTTAAGCACGTCAAGTCTAACGCCGTCGTTTATTCTACCGAGGATTGTACCCTCGGGATTGGAGCTGGACAGATGTCGCGAATTGATGCAGCGAGGATTGCAGCCTGGAAGGCACGAGAGGCTGGGTTGTCACTACGGGGTAGTGCAGCCTGTAGCGACGCGTTTTTTCCATTTGCAGATGGGTTAATTGCAGCCGCTGAGGCTGGAGCAACTACCGTAATACAACCTGGTGGTGCCATGCGAGATCGCGAGATAATCAAAGCTGCGAATGCACGGGGAATGGCTATGGTTTTCACAGGAATCCGGCACTTTAGACACTAA
- a CDS encoding ABC transporter ATP-binding protein has translation MPLIVRYVGEKVFRTGVSQTELIHAAESNQGEKLSLPVVLICLLIPLTMLARSILSYLSTYCMRWVSLRLLTDMRQTLFLHLLSQSMDFFNQARVGKLISRVMHDTRTAQGTLVSIASELTKAPLSVLIGVGVLVRIDWKFSLTTFILLPLCIVPVLIYGRKVRRAGKAEENEVGTMSVILQESFTGIRMVKGFGREVYQAQLFKKSSEAQLEHSLKICRSAEIVQPLVEGISACGVSLALVYVYYGQMSAMKFLALLVGIFLLYEPVKKLSKIPLELQKCLTCARGIFDLLRLRPSTRDRSGAQQLVYPQGNIQFEGVSFYYKAGKKALSNISLSIHSGCQYALVGASGAGKTTMLSLLLRFYDPQEGYILIDGVDIRHITQESLRRNIGLVSQDTFLFHDTIYENIRYGRLDASQEEIEEAAKLAFAHDFILEQPEGYNTTVGDRGCQLSGGQKQRLAIARAVLKDAPILLLDEATAALDSKSERMIQSALERLTQGRTTIAIAHRLSTILKADEIVVMDCGHLVEHGSHTQLLRSSATYRKLYELQFSAHSHW, from the coding sequence GTGCCGTTAATTGTGAGATATGTCGGGGAGAAAGTGTTTCGTACAGGAGTCAGTCAAACTGAATTGATACATGCCGCGGAATCCAACCAGGGGGAAAAACTAAGCCTTCCAGTTGTCCTGATTTGCCTGCTTATTCCATTGACAATGCTTGCACGTAGTATCCTGTCCTACCTAAGCACCTATTGCATGCGGTGGGTCAGTCTCCGTCTTTTGACAGATATGAGGCAAACTCTCTTTTTACATTTGCTTTCACAGTCGATGGATTTCTTCAACCAAGCCAGAGTTGGTAAGCTGATTTCTCGTGTGATGCATGATACACGTACGGCCCAGGGAACCCTTGTTTCGATAGCTTCGGAGCTCACCAAGGCTCCTCTCTCCGTGTTGATAGGAGTAGGTGTGCTCGTGCGCATCGACTGGAAATTCAGTTTGACTACTTTCATACTTCTTCCGCTTTGTATCGTACCAGTTCTGATATACGGTAGGAAGGTCCGCCGTGCTGGAAAAGCGGAGGAAAATGAGGTAGGAACCATGTCTGTAATCCTTCAAGAATCTTTCACCGGTATCCGCATGGTCAAGGGATTCGGACGAGAAGTCTACCAGGCTCAACTCTTCAAGAAATCCAGCGAGGCTCAGCTAGAACATAGCCTCAAGATCTGCAGAAGCGCCGAAATCGTCCAGCCGCTCGTCGAAGGCATCTCTGCCTGCGGCGTCTCTCTCGCACTAGTGTACGTGTACTATGGGCAAATGTCAGCCATGAAATTTCTTGCCTTGCTTGTGGGTATCTTCCTTCTTTATGAGCCAGTCAAGAAGCTTAGTAAAATTCCTCTTGAACTCCAGAAGTGTTTAACTTGCGCCAGGGGTATCTTTGACCTTCTGCGATTGAGGCCCTCCACTCGAGACCGATCGGGTGCACAGCAGCTCGTCTATCCTCAAGGCAACATTCAGTTTGAGGGGGTGTCATTTTACTACAAGGCCGGTAAAAAAGCATTGAGCAACATCTCACTCTCGATCCACTCCGGTTGCCAATATGCCCTAGTAGGAGCCAGCGGTGCGGGCAAGACTACCATGCTTTCGCTTTTACTGCGCTTCTATGACCCTCAGGAGGGATATATTCTGATCGATGGGGTGGACATTCGGCACATTACTCAGGAGTCCCTCCGTAGGAACATTGGGTTGGTCAGTCAAGACACTTTTCTTTTTCATGACACGATCTATGAAAATATTCGGTATGGGCGTCTAGATGCCTCTCAAGAAGAAATTGAGGAGGCAGCCAAACTTGCGTTTGCACATGATTTTATTCTCGAGCAACCAGAGGGCTATAACACGACTGTCGGCGACAGGGGATGTCAACTTTCCGGGGGGCAAAAGCAGAGGCTTGCTATTGCACGAGCGGTTCTCAAGGATGCTCCTATTCTGTTACTGGATGAGGCGACGGCGGCATTGGACTCGAAATCTGAGCGCATGATTCAGTCCGCCCTGGAACGCCTAACACAGGGCCGTACGACAATAGCCATTGCCCATCGCCTTTCAACTATTTTAAAAGCGGACGAGATCGTGGTAATGGATTGTGGTCATCTCGTCGAGCATGGATCCCATACTCAGTTACTCCGAAGTTCTGCAACCTACCGCAAGCTCTACGAGTTGCAATTTTCTGCTCATTCTCATTGGTAA
- a CDS encoding nucleotide exchange factor GrpE, which produces MTTPESVENEMEKQEEITQETTKDQDLRTKDKDLGIPAPAEGAGMPPGEELEAEIIKLKMEAEGFKDLALRCQAELENYRKRVLRERDEAIRYGNTDLLGRLLPVVDSFELGLEAAKNASDTAGILVGMNMVWGKLQDFLRENGVQAIDVKNAPFDPKLHEAVSHEHSHQIKDGYIIRQLRCGYKLGDRLLRPSTVVTSKGAADS; this is translated from the coding sequence ATGACTACTCCTGAATCGGTAGAGAACGAAATGGAAAAACAAGAAGAAATTACCCAGGAAACAACCAAGGACCAGGATCTAAGAACCAAAGATAAGGACCTCGGCATACCTGCACCCGCAGAAGGCGCTGGCATGCCCCCTGGGGAGGAGCTGGAGGCAGAAATTATCAAGCTGAAAATGGAGGCTGAGGGATTTAAAGATTTGGCTTTGCGCTGCCAAGCAGAGTTAGAGAATTACCGCAAACGCGTCCTCAGGGAGAGAGATGAAGCCATCCGCTATGGAAATACAGACCTCCTAGGGCGCCTTCTTCCCGTGGTGGATAGTTTTGAACTGGGGCTGGAAGCCGCAAAGAATGCCTCTGATACTGCCGGGATTCTCGTTGGCATGAATATGGTATGGGGAAAGCTCCAGGACTTTCTACGGGAGAATGGGGTGCAGGCTATAGATGTAAAAAATGCACCCTTCGACCCTAAGCTACATGAAGCGGTTAGTCACGAACATAGCCATCAAATAAAAGATGGCTACATCATTCGCCAACTTCGGTGTGGCTATAAGTTGGGTGACCGGCTTCTGCGTCCATCTACAGTAGTCACATCTAAAGGTGCGGCGGACTCATGA
- the dnaJ gene encoding molecular chaperone DnaJ has product MREKKGYYEILGISQDADANAIKRAYRKLAVKFHPDKNPGNKEAEERFKEVSEAYDVLMDPERRTAYDRYGHAAFQQEASFQGKSGGFHDPFDIFREVFGGSEEGGGIFEQFFGGRGGRGEEGRQRGSDLLYDMKISLEEAARGCEKEIEIRKLDVCECCGGLGAQAGSRDIACSMCRGRGQVVASRGFFQISQTCPTCQGSGRVIEKPCRPCSGEGRVEKSSRMKLKVPIGIEDGSRLRSSGRGEAGIRGGAPGDLYVIVHIRQHRMFQRDGSDLYCEIPIPFATAALGGEVRVPTLENTATLKIPPGTQNGTLFRISSRGMPLLRSSGHGNLHVKVQVEVPTSLNSEQRRKLEEFAELCGEHNMPLHRSFYEKLKGLFS; this is encoded by the coding sequence ATGAGGGAAAAAAAGGGATATTACGAAATTCTTGGAATTTCCCAAGACGCGGATGCTAATGCAATCAAGCGTGCATACCGAAAACTTGCAGTGAAGTTTCATCCAGACAAGAATCCTGGCAACAAAGAAGCGGAGGAACGCTTTAAAGAAGTCAGCGAAGCCTATGACGTTCTCATGGATCCGGAGAGGCGTACCGCTTATGATCGCTACGGGCATGCTGCTTTCCAACAAGAGGCAAGTTTTCAGGGAAAGAGTGGTGGCTTCCATGATCCATTCGACATTTTTCGGGAAGTCTTTGGCGGTAGCGAGGAAGGAGGAGGCATCTTTGAGCAGTTCTTTGGAGGGAGGGGAGGTAGAGGTGAGGAAGGCCGTCAGCGCGGATCTGATCTGCTTTATGATATGAAGATTTCACTTGAGGAGGCTGCTAGGGGATGCGAGAAGGAAATTGAGATCCGAAAATTAGATGTGTGCGAATGCTGTGGAGGGCTTGGAGCACAGGCAGGTTCTCGCGATATAGCGTGCTCCATGTGTCGCGGCCGTGGTCAGGTGGTAGCCTCAAGGGGATTTTTCCAGATTTCGCAAACCTGCCCTACTTGTCAGGGCAGTGGACGCGTCATCGAAAAACCCTGCAGGCCCTGTAGTGGGGAAGGTCGTGTGGAGAAGAGTTCTCGCATGAAACTGAAAGTTCCTATTGGAATTGAGGACGGGTCTCGTTTGCGCTCTTCGGGCAGGGGAGAAGCTGGTATTCGTGGGGGTGCTCCTGGAGACCTCTATGTTATTGTCCACATCCGGCAGCATCGCATGTTTCAGAGGGACGGCTCAGACTTGTACTGCGAAATACCAATCCCATTTGCTACTGCAGCACTAGGTGGAGAAGTTCGTGTTCCTACTTTGGAGAACACTGCAACACTGAAGATCCCACCTGGTACACAAAATGGTACTCTGTTTCGCATCAGTTCTAGGGGTATGCCGCTTTTACGTAGTTCCGGCCACGGCAACTTGCATGTCAAGGTCCAAGTGGAAGTCCCAACGAGTCTCAACAGTGAGCAACGCAGGAAATTGGAAGAATTTGCCGAACTCTGCGGGGAGCACAACATGCCTCTACACCGATCTTTCTACGAAAAACTGAAAGGCTTGTTCTCCTAG
- a CDS encoding NAD(P)H-hydrate dehydratase yields the protein MLVSDSEMRASEETAFAQGVKVEALMEIVGAAVAKIVNQFYPNPGQLIVFGGKGNNTGDALVAARLLVNRGWHVQFRCAFPENALNQLASLKLMEFSRSILAKDSPPCPSGAVVVLDGLLGTGANGPPCAEICVAINQIHHLREAGAWVLAVDIPTGLNSNSGLPSAPCVEADLTATVGFVKKGLVADTAINYVGRLALITLTELPTGKGDPAELITPCLLKHWLLPRKFSSHKGLYGRIGILAGSRHYPGAARLCVHAALRAGAGIVILFLHEKSELYLPMVASLPPEAIVLPFQSSEEIFQQRLDALCIGPGIREEEEMEILEIVRKAQMPTVVDAGALNVVSRQPQVLRACRGLRLLTPHPGEFARLSPELAQLPRREAAEAFVSNYPAITLLLKGARAVIVEMDAPPLINSTGNPGMGSAGMGDVLTGVCGSLLAQGLTPRQSASAGAWLCGKAAEIAIFSRGQSPQSLLAGDIVQSLGQAFISLRQGTY from the coding sequence ATGTTGGTTTCTGATTCAGAAATGAGGGCTAGTGAGGAGACTGCTTTTGCACAAGGGGTTAAAGTAGAGGCATTAATGGAGATAGTCGGAGCGGCGGTCGCCAAAATCGTTAATCAATTCTATCCTAATCCTGGCCAGTTGATAGTTTTCGGTGGAAAAGGCAATAACACTGGTGATGCTCTAGTTGCTGCTCGCCTCTTGGTTAATCGGGGATGGCATGTTCAGTTTCGCTGTGCTTTTCCAGAAAACGCATTGAATCAGCTTGCCTCCCTCAAGCTAATGGAATTCAGCCGGTCCATCCTAGCTAAGGATAGCCCTCCCTGTCCTTCTGGTGCAGTAGTTGTGCTGGATGGTTTGCTGGGAACAGGGGCCAATGGCCCTCCATGCGCTGAGATTTGTGTTGCCATTAACCAAATCCACCACCTCCGTGAAGCAGGTGCTTGGGTGTTAGCAGTAGATATTCCTACAGGTCTTAATTCCAACAGCGGTTTGCCAAGTGCCCCCTGCGTGGAGGCTGATCTTACAGCTACCGTAGGATTTGTAAAAAAGGGGCTGGTGGCTGATACCGCAATCAACTATGTCGGCAGACTAGCCCTCATTACGTTGACAGAACTTCCCACCGGAAAGGGAGATCCTGCTGAGCTTATTACCCCATGTCTTCTTAAACATTGGTTATTACCTCGAAAATTCAGTTCACATAAAGGCTTATATGGCCGGATAGGCATCTTGGCTGGAAGTCGGCACTATCCTGGAGCAGCTAGGTTGTGTGTTCACGCAGCACTTCGTGCTGGGGCTGGTATCGTAATACTATTCCTCCATGAGAAATCAGAATTGTATCTGCCCATGGTAGCTTCTTTGCCTCCGGAAGCCATCGTTTTGCCCTTTCAATCTTCCGAAGAGATTTTCCAGCAGCGCTTGGACGCGCTTTGCATTGGTCCCGGGATAAGGGAGGAAGAGGAAATGGAGATCTTAGAGATAGTAAGGAAAGCACAAATGCCGACTGTTGTGGATGCGGGAGCGCTTAACGTTGTTTCCCGTCAACCTCAGGTACTCCGTGCATGCCGCGGATTGCGGCTTCTTACACCTCACCCAGGTGAGTTTGCTCGCTTATCTCCCGAATTAGCACAACTCCCTAGGAGGGAAGCTGCGGAGGCTTTTGTATCTAACTACCCCGCTATCACTCTCCTCCTTAAGGGAGCACGTGCCGTCATTGTAGAGATGGATGCACCTCCCCTGATAAATAGTACAGGCAATCCAGGCATGGGTTCGGCAGGGATGGGGGATGTCTTAACCGGGGTGTGCGGTTCTCTTCTTGCACAAGGACTGACCCCACGGCAGTCTGCGAGCGCCGGTGCCTGGTTATGTGGGAAGGCAGCTGAGATTGCCATCTTCTCTCGTGGACAATCCCCTCAATCTCTTCTGGCGGGAGATATAGTCCAATCACTTGGCCAGGCCTTCATTAGCTTGCGCCAAGGAACTTACTAA
- a CDS encoding type I 3-dehydroquinate dehydratase translates to MSLLLCLNRPNVIGILHCKKVEKLECLSEDQLFGVDAIELRLDLLDGFPPCLRGIANARRPLIVTARHPREGGNRDLTMERRLELLAASMSFAVFVDLELQFWEELSPILQIAKKSGVRVIASFHHFSETPSITELLKKVSLAKRLGADLFKVATYLNDSRDLACLLELLDYAASLLPVAAMGMGPLGMVSRLVLARCGSTFNYGWLVRPMSSMIPGQWPAKKLAERLKEIA, encoded by the coding sequence ATGTCCCTTCTTTTATGCCTTAACCGGCCAAATGTGATAGGAATTCTCCACTGCAAGAAGGTGGAGAAGCTTGAATGCTTGTCAGAGGATCAGCTTTTTGGGGTAGACGCCATTGAACTTCGGCTGGATTTGTTAGATGGTTTTCCTCCGTGCCTGCGAGGGATTGCTAATGCCCGCAGGCCTCTTATTGTTACAGCACGTCATCCAAGAGAAGGAGGTAACAGGGACCTAACTATGGAGCGCCGTTTGGAGCTCCTCGCCGCAAGTATGTCCTTTGCAGTTTTTGTAGACTTGGAACTACAATTTTGGGAAGAGCTATCTCCTATCCTGCAGATAGCTAAAAAGTCTGGTGTACGGGTCATTGCCTCATTTCATCATTTTTCGGAGACTCCCTCCATCACTGAACTTCTAAAGAAGGTTTCACTGGCAAAACGACTTGGCGCAGACCTCTTTAAGGTGGCCACGTATCTAAACGATTCCCGCGACCTGGCATGCCTTCTCGAACTCCTAGACTATGCCGCATCCTTGCTTCCCGTAGCAGCAATGGGGATGGGACCGCTAGGTATGGTATCCCGTTTGGTGCTGGCCAGGTGCGGCTCTACATTCAACTATGGATGGTTGGTACGCCCCATGAGCTCCATGATTCCTGGTCAATGGCCAGCAAAAAAACTTGCCGAAAGACTTAAGGAAATAGCTTGA
- a CDS encoding SDR family oxidoreductase, protein MLSKPLTSVVTGGAGFLGSHLVDRLLSEGHRVVAIDNLTTGNIANIKHLANNKDFKFVYHDITGYFFLEGHVDLVWHFASPASPTDYLELPIPTLKAGAFGTHNALGLAKNKGAAFLLASTSECYGDPLVHPQNEDYWGNVNPIGPRGAYDESKRFAEAMTMAYHRHYQMDTKIVRIFNTYGPRMRLKDGRAVPTFIDQVLNGSPFTIFGDGSQTRSFCYVTDLIDGICRLMASDYHQPVNIGNPSEMSILQFTREVTRFVERPSKIEFCPLPEDDPKIRRPDISRAKKILGWEPKVPLEEGIRATIDFFRSKISTTKHLAP, encoded by the coding sequence ATGCTTTCCAAACCGTTAACAAGCGTGGTTACTGGCGGAGCGGGATTTCTGGGATCCCATCTTGTAGACCGACTTTTGTCTGAAGGGCACAGAGTTGTCGCTATTGATAATCTGACCACCGGTAACATTGCCAACATTAAACACCTAGCCAACAACAAGGACTTTAAGTTTGTCTATCATGACATTACCGGGTATTTCTTCCTGGAAGGTCACGTAGATCTCGTCTGGCACTTCGCAAGCCCAGCAAGCCCCACTGACTACCTAGAACTTCCCATCCCTACTTTAAAGGCAGGGGCTTTTGGGACCCATAATGCCCTCGGGCTTGCAAAGAACAAAGGGGCCGCATTTTTACTTGCCTCTACTTCAGAGTGCTACGGTGATCCCCTTGTTCACCCACAAAACGAGGATTACTGGGGGAATGTTAACCCAATTGGTCCACGAGGAGCTTACGATGAGTCTAAGCGGTTTGCGGAGGCCATGACCATGGCTTACCATCGTCATTACCAGATGGACACCAAAATTGTCCGCATTTTTAATACATATGGCCCGCGCATGAGACTGAAAGATGGGCGGGCAGTCCCCACTTTCATTGACCAGGTTCTTAACGGGAGCCCGTTCACTATTTTTGGTGATGGGTCTCAAACCCGTAGTTTCTGCTACGTGACAGATCTCATTGATGGCATCTGTCGCCTGATGGCGAGTGATTATCACCAACCAGTAAATATCGGAAACCCCAGTGAAATGAGCATTCTCCAGTTTACCAGGGAGGTGACCCGCTTTGTAGAAAGGCCGTCAAAAATTGAGTTTTGTCCTCTTCCGGAGGACGATCCAAAGATAAGGCGACCTGACATCTCCAGGGCTAAGAAAATCCTCGGATGGGAACCAAAAGTTCCTCTTGAGGAAGGAATTCGGGCTACCATCGACTTCTTTCGGAGCAAGATATCTACTACTAAGCATCTTGCCCCGTGA
- the feoB gene encoding ferrous iron transport protein B, translated as MLNTTCSSSKQIAVALVGNPNCGKTTLFNALTGLRQKVGNYPGVTVEKKTGNFSGPHGELIRLIDLPGTYGLNPTSPDERITTEVLLGLRTDTYPPDCIMCIADATSLRRHLFLVSQVFELRIPVILVLTMMDLLKRLGKTIHAAKLSKELGCPVIPCNAFTRSGLVELRQLAVKYRKKPPSLLPEEPFSPLREATTRLSTATPEGHRTAARLALLEPCASRLSLYGLPASLIKEVVQEQATLDSKYVRWRYITAAARYRRIQGICSRAVYCSSQQQAVLDMTDQLDHFLTHPVWGWVTFAFVMTVMFLTIFIVAAYPMDWIQSGISLAKNWVKSTCPRGDLTDLFSDGMMSGLGGVLVFLPQILILFFFIGLLENTGYMARAAFMMDRLMSRVGLHGKSFIPLLSSFACAIPGIMSTRAIPDARDRLATILIAPFMSCSARIPIYTLMIALLLPSKMPFAYLAKAGLMFSMYAVGVAVAFTCGWILKRTILRGNISCPMVMELPPYRFPLFSSILQQVYQRAVIFLKRAGTVILGISILLWFFSTYPKSSIQSQEDALAHSFAGKIGLALAPVFQPLGFNWKISIGLLCAQAAREVFISTLGIVYSVEGRAEEIAKPLREVLLRDHWPDGRPVFTPLVCVTIMVFFALSLQCVGTVAITRRETGSWGWAIFQLAYMFIIAYGVALVVYQTGCLFSLG; from the coding sequence ATGCTTAACACCACCTGCTCTTCCTCCAAACAGATTGCAGTTGCTCTAGTCGGGAACCCTAATTGTGGAAAAACAACTCTCTTTAACGCACTTACTGGACTACGCCAGAAAGTGGGTAACTATCCCGGAGTGACTGTGGAGAAAAAAACAGGAAACTTTAGTGGACCACATGGAGAACTTATACGGCTAATTGATCTTCCCGGCACATATGGCCTTAATCCGACCTCGCCTGACGAGCGTATCACCACAGAGGTTCTTCTCGGTCTACGAACTGATACCTATCCTCCCGACTGCATTATGTGCATAGCAGATGCCACCAGCCTTCGGAGACATTTGTTTCTGGTAAGTCAAGTCTTTGAGCTAAGAATTCCTGTCATCCTCGTTCTTACCATGATGGATCTTCTTAAAAGACTTGGAAAAACCATCCATGCGGCAAAGCTCAGCAAAGAGCTTGGATGTCCGGTCATTCCGTGTAACGCTTTTACCCGCAGCGGACTGGTAGAGCTACGACAGCTTGCTGTCAAATACAGAAAGAAGCCCCCCTCCCTACTTCCAGAAGAACCTTTCTCTCCTCTGAGAGAAGCCACAACGCGCCTGTCTACAGCAACCCCAGAGGGCCACAGGACAGCTGCTCGCCTCGCCCTTTTGGAGCCTTGTGCCAGCCGACTCTCGCTCTATGGATTGCCTGCATCACTCATCAAGGAAGTTGTGCAAGAGCAAGCTACCTTAGATAGCAAGTACGTCAGATGGAGGTATATAACTGCTGCCGCTAGGTACCGAAGAATTCAGGGAATTTGCTCCAGGGCTGTCTACTGCTCCTCACAGCAGCAAGCAGTACTAGACATGACCGACCAACTCGATCATTTCCTGACCCATCCAGTCTGGGGTTGGGTGACATTTGCCTTTGTAATGACGGTTATGTTCCTGACCATTTTTATCGTTGCTGCTTATCCAATGGACTGGATTCAATCGGGGATTTCCCTTGCCAAAAATTGGGTCAAGAGCACCTGTCCCAGAGGGGATTTAACAGATTTATTTTCAGATGGCATGATGTCGGGCCTAGGTGGGGTTCTGGTCTTTCTACCGCAAATCTTGATCCTGTTTTTCTTTATTGGGCTTTTGGAGAACACTGGATATATGGCCCGGGCGGCTTTCATGATGGACCGCTTAATGAGTCGAGTTGGTCTACACGGGAAATCGTTTATTCCACTTTTGAGCTCATTTGCCTGTGCCATCCCGGGAATTATGTCTACCCGTGCGATTCCCGATGCCAGAGATCGCCTAGCAACAATCTTGATCGCACCGTTTATGAGTTGTTCTGCAAGAATACCGATCTACACGCTAATGATTGCACTGCTTCTACCTTCCAAAATGCCCTTTGCTTACTTAGCCAAGGCCGGCCTTATGTTCTCTATGTACGCTGTAGGGGTCGCAGTGGCTTTTACCTGTGGATGGATTCTAAAAAGAACTATTCTCAGGGGCAATATTTCCTGCCCTATGGTGATGGAGTTACCTCCTTATCGTTTCCCCTTGTTTTCCTCTATACTACAACAAGTGTATCAGCGTGCTGTAATTTTCTTGAAACGCGCTGGCACTGTGATTCTTGGTATTTCCATTCTTCTATGGTTTTTTTCCACATATCCAAAGTCGAGCATCCAGTCCCAAGAGGATGCGCTGGCACATAGCTTCGCCGGAAAAATAGGATTGGCCCTAGCGCCTGTCTTCCAACCGCTAGGATTCAACTGGAAAATCAGTATCGGTCTTCTTTGCGCTCAAGCGGCGCGAGAAGTTTTTATTAGCACCCTTGGTATAGTCTATAGTGTAGAAGGGAGAGCGGAAGAGATTGCTAAACCACTACGCGAAGTACTTCTCAGAGACCACTGGCCAGATGGTCGACCCGTTTTTACTCCTCTTGTTTGTGTCACCATCATGGTGTTTTTCGCTCTTTCTCTCCAGTGCGTAGGCACCGTCGCTATAACACGCCGGGAAACAGGCAGCTGGGGATGGGCTATATTCCAGCTTGCCTACATGTTTATTATAGCATACGGGGTGGCGCTGGTAGTTTACCAAACCGGATGCCTCTTCTCGCTGGGATGA
- a CDS encoding ferrous iron transport protein A, translating into MKSTIASENCTTLRYAKVGQSLRLIQLNGEPAFCHRLREMGLCETVRFRKVSGGVCLICWVCGVRLAFSHQLADGIVVAPCEEVVV; encoded by the coding sequence GTGAAAAGCACGATCGCTAGCGAAAATTGCACCACTCTGAGGTACGCAAAGGTGGGGCAGTCTCTCCGCCTGATTCAACTTAATGGGGAGCCTGCCTTTTGCCACCGTCTGAGGGAAATGGGTCTCTGCGAGACTGTTCGGTTTCGTAAAGTATCCGGCGGGGTATGCCTCATCTGTTGGGTCTGTGGAGTACGTCTTGCCTTTAGCCATCAACTGGCTGACGGGATTGTTGTCGCTCCGTGTGAGGAGGTCGTTGTTTGA